In Malus sylvestris chromosome 15, drMalSylv7.2, whole genome shotgun sequence, a single genomic region encodes these proteins:
- the LOC126603275 gene encoding uncharacterized protein LOC126603275 isoform X1, producing the protein MASHSKWENPNHPLYLHHSDQPGAILVPQPLVEDNYSTWVQSMSMALTVKNKLGFVDGTINKPSEDNSEELQQWNRCNNLVKTWLLGSMSKEISGSVINYKDARQMWTDMQERFSHVNIIQLFHVENEIHDCVQSNMSVSSYFTKLKSLWDERDTLCSIPACSCGTKNEMNSYVETQKTMKFLMGLNESYATVRSNTLLLEPLPTVNKAYALVIRHERQTEVSNGKSTQPEAVVFAMKNLSQEPTPEDKEMRCGKCNRTNHITKNCLAHLKCTFCGWKGHTFDFCRKRKAATETESSRPFSSKGNQVSQSNKQETLPNFPFSQQDCKQILQMLNKNKSSFANQVGNHSSHEELSGPSLGEDDWDGN; encoded by the exons ATGGCTTCTCATTCAAAATGGGAAAATCCCAACCACCCACTCTATCTCCACCACTCGGACCAACCTGGTGCAATACTTGTACCACAACCATTGGTGGAAGACAACTACAGCACATGGGTTCAATCCATGAGTATGGCCTTAACGGTCAAGAACAAACTTGGTTTTGTTGATGGGACAATTAACAAACCAAGTGAGGACAATTCTGAGGAGCTGCAGCAATGGAATCGCTGCAACAACTTGGTCAAGACATGGCTACTAGGCTCCATGTCAAAGGAGATTTCAGGGAGTGTCATCAACTACAAGGATGCTCGACAAATGTGGACCGATATGCAGGAGAGGTTCTCACATGTGAATATAATTCAGCTGTTCCATGTTGAGAACGAGATCCATGATTGCGTCCAAAGCAATATGAGTGTAAGTTCTTACTTCACTAAACTTAAAAGTTTATGGGATGAACGTGATACTTTGTGTTCCATTCCAGCATGCAGTTGTGGAACAAAGAATGAGATGAACTCATATGTTGAAACTCAGAAAACCATGAAGTTCCTTATGGGATTGAACGAATCGTATGCTACGGTTCGAAGCAATACTCTTCTTCTCGAACCACTGCCTACGGTGAACAAGGCATATGCGTTGGTCATTCGACATGAACGCCAGACAGAGGTTTCCAATGGGAAGAGTACACAACCAGAGGCTGTTGTCTTTGCAATGAAGAATTTGTCGCAAGAACCTACACCGGAAGACAAAGAGATGCGATGTGGAAAGTGCAATAGAACCAATCACATCACCAAAAACTGTCTTGCACATCTCAAGTGCACTTTTTGTGGATGGAAAGGTCACACCTTCGATTTCTGTCGAAAACGGAAAGCAGCCACAGAAACAGAAAGCAGTCGTCCTTTTTCTTCAAAAGGGAATCAAGTTTCACAAAGTAACAAGCAAGAGACGTTGCCCAATTTCCCGTTCTCTCAGCAGGATTGCAAGCAAATCCTTCAAATGTTGAACAAGAACAAATCATCATTTGCCAATCAAGTCGGTAATCATTCTAGTCATGAAGAACTTTCAG GACCTTCGCTCGGGGAAGATGATTGGGATGGGAACTGA
- the LOC126603275 gene encoding uncharacterized protein LOC126603275 isoform X2, which produces MASHSKWENPNHPLYLHHSDQPGAILVPQPLVEDNYSTWVQSMSMALTVKNKLGFVDGTINKPSEDNSEELQQWNRCNNLVKTWLLGSMSKEISGSVINYKDARQMWTDMQERFSHVNIIQLFHVENEIHDCVQSNMSVSSYFTKLKSLWDERDTLCSIPACSCGTKNEMNSYVETQKTMKFLMGLNESYATVRSNTLLLEPLPTVNKAYALVIRHERQTEVSNGKSTQPEAVVFAMKNLSQEPTPEDKEMRCGKCNRTNHITKNCLAHLKCTFCGWKGHTFDFCRKRKAATETESSRPFSSKGNQVSQSNKQETLPNFPFSQQDCKQILQMLNKNKSSFANQVGPSLGEDDWDGN; this is translated from the exons ATGGCTTCTCATTCAAAATGGGAAAATCCCAACCACCCACTCTATCTCCACCACTCGGACCAACCTGGTGCAATACTTGTACCACAACCATTGGTGGAAGACAACTACAGCACATGGGTTCAATCCATGAGTATGGCCTTAACGGTCAAGAACAAACTTGGTTTTGTTGATGGGACAATTAACAAACCAAGTGAGGACAATTCTGAGGAGCTGCAGCAATGGAATCGCTGCAACAACTTGGTCAAGACATGGCTACTAGGCTCCATGTCAAAGGAGATTTCAGGGAGTGTCATCAACTACAAGGATGCTCGACAAATGTGGACCGATATGCAGGAGAGGTTCTCACATGTGAATATAATTCAGCTGTTCCATGTTGAGAACGAGATCCATGATTGCGTCCAAAGCAATATGAGTGTAAGTTCTTACTTCACTAAACTTAAAAGTTTATGGGATGAACGTGATACTTTGTGTTCCATTCCAGCATGCAGTTGTGGAACAAAGAATGAGATGAACTCATATGTTGAAACTCAGAAAACCATGAAGTTCCTTATGGGATTGAACGAATCGTATGCTACGGTTCGAAGCAATACTCTTCTTCTCGAACCACTGCCTACGGTGAACAAGGCATATGCGTTGGTCATTCGACATGAACGCCAGACAGAGGTTTCCAATGGGAAGAGTACACAACCAGAGGCTGTTGTCTTTGCAATGAAGAATTTGTCGCAAGAACCTACACCGGAAGACAAAGAGATGCGATGTGGAAAGTGCAATAGAACCAATCACATCACCAAAAACTGTCTTGCACATCTCAAGTGCACTTTTTGTGGATGGAAAGGTCACACCTTCGATTTCTGTCGAAAACGGAAAGCAGCCACAGAAACAGAAAGCAGTCGTCCTTTTTCTTCAAAAGGGAATCAAGTTTCACAAAGTAACAAGCAAGAGACGTTGCCCAATTTCCCGTTCTCTCAGCAGGATTGCAAGCAAATCCTTCAAATGTTGAACAAGAACAAATCATCATTTGCCAATCAAGTCG GACCTTCGCTCGGGGAAGATGATTGGGATGGGAACTGA
- the LOC126602623 gene encoding G-type lectin S-receptor-like serine/threonine-protein kinase SD2-5 gives MSRGHRDRGVSGGKRGFAIELQDSGNLDLHGDDGGVVWQSFSHPTDTLLWNQEFSEGMKLVSNPSSNNLSYILQIKYGDLVLSSGYQTPQPYWSMAKEIRKTINKDSGVVTSTTISKNSWKFFDRSKALLWKFIFSSNIDANATWIAVLGSDGFISFYSLQNRGSSGPSGTKIPSDSCSTPEPCDSYLECFSNNYKDLQTATNNFSVKLGQRGFASVYQGILPDGTRLAVKKLEGIGQGQKEFQAEVTIIGSIHHLHLVWLRGFCANGSLDKWIFMKYNKESLLDWEDKVQYSNVYS, from the exons ATGTCACGaggacatcgggatcggggcgtgtcaggtGGCAAAAGAGGATTTGCAATAGAGTTGCAGGACTCTGGAAATTTGGATTTGCATGGTGATGACGGTGGAGTAGTTTGGCAGAGTTTTAGCCATCCAACTGATACCCTATTATGGAACCAGGAATTTTCAGAAGGAATGAAGCTGGTAAGCAATCCTAGCTCCAACAACTTGAGTTATATTCTCCAAATCAAGTATGGCGACTTAGTTCTTTCATCAGGTTACCAAACACCACAGCCGTATTGGTCTATGGCGAAAGAAATCCGTAAAACAATCAACAAAGACAGTGGTGTAGTCACTTCAACAACTATTAGTAAAAATTCATGGAAGTTCTTTGATCGATCCAAAGCGTTGCTATGGAAATTTATTTTCTCGAGCAATATTGATGCAAATGCCACATGGATTGCAGTTTTAGGAAGTGATGGATTTATCTCTTTCTACAGTCTTCAGAATAGAGGGTCAAGTGGTCCTTCAGGAACAAAAATACCAAGCGATTCGTGCAGCACACCAGAACCTTGTGATTCTTACTTGGAATGTTTTAGTAACAA TTACAAGGATCTTCAAACTGCAACTAATAACTTCTCAGTAAAGCTAGGGCAAAGAGGTTTTGCTTCGGTTTACCAAGGGATTCTCCCAGATGGGACTCGACTTGCTGTGAAGAAGTTGGAAGGCATTGGTCAGGGACAGAAAGAGTTTCAAGCCGAAGTTACCATCATTGGCAGCATCCATCATCTGCACTTGGTTTGGCTCAGGGGCTTCTGCGCAAATGGCTCCCTTGATAAATGGATTTTCATGAAATACAACAAAGAATCCCTGTTGGATTGGGAGGACAAGGTTCAATATAGCAATGTGTACAGCTAA